In the Natrinema sp. CBA1119 genome, TTTCGGCTGAGTCGGGCAATCACCGGCTGATCGCTCGAGAGCGCGAGCGCCATCCCCGGAGAGGTGAAACGGCAACAGCCGTCCGCAAGTGGGCTCCGTCGGCGCGATCGGGGACTGAGAACGCACTGGCCAGTTCGTCGCGTGGCGCTTAGCGATGTCGACGGCCCCGGCGAAGAATCCGACCGGGAACGGATCCGGCTCGACGGAGCGTAATAGTTTCACTGTCGGAGCGGCTACGCCCGCCTCATGGAGGATCTCGACGTGCGCGTCGTCGATACCGATCACGAGCGCGAGGACGCCTTCGCGGTCCGTCGCGAGGTGTTCGTCGCGGAACAGGGCGTCGATGAAGAACTGGAGTACGACGAGCACGACGAGACGGCCACTCACGTCGTCGCCTACGACGGCGACGAACCGATCGGTGCGGCGCGACTGCGCGAGTACGAGGCGGACATCGGCAAGGTCGAACGCGTCGCCGTCCTCGAGTCGCGACGGGAGGAAGGCGTCGGCCGTGCGCTGATGCAGGTCCTCGAGCAGCGGGCCGACGCGCTCGGCTTCACGGTACTGAAACTCCACTCGCAGACGCGAGCCGCCGACTTCTATCGCAACCTGGGCTACGAACGACGCGGGGACGAGTTCGAGGAAGCCGGAATCCCCCACGTCGAGATGCGAAAGTCGCTAGTGTGATCGGCCGTCGAATACGTCAGAAACGGCACTCTCGAGAACGTCACTCGAGTCGGGACAGTTCGCCGGTCCGCTCCTTGCGGACGAGATCGCGAACGAACAGTCGGAGTTGCCGACACAGCTCTTCGCGGTCGTCGTACGAGTAGATCCGCGCATCCCAGCGATCGCGGACCGCGGCGATCATCGCGCTTCGGACGCCAGACTCGTGGGCGAATACGACTCGTTCGGGGCGGTGGGCCGCCGTTTCCTCGTCGAACAGCGCCTCGAGCACCGACCCTACTTCGATACCGACGCCGAGGTTGTCGCCGACGGCGGGGACGACGTAGACCACGGCGTTGCTCGCTCGAGCGAACGCGATACTCTGGGAGGCGGCGTCCAACTCCGAGAGCGGGATATCGACGTCGATCGCGAGAAAGGCGTTGACGCCGGCGGTCGTCCGGAGCCGATCGCGGACGTCCAACAGCAGATCCAGCGCAGCCTCGTCACGCTCGAGGTCGCGATCTGACCCGACGAGCGTCCCGAAATCCATCGACTCGGGGACCGATTCGGGGGCAGCGTCCGCGAG is a window encoding:
- a CDS encoding GNAT family N-acetyltransferase; amino-acid sequence: MEDLDVRVVDTDHEREDAFAVRREVFVAEQGVDEELEYDEHDETATHVVAYDGDEPIGAARLREYEADIGKVERVAVLESRREEGVGRALMQVLEQRADALGFTVLKLHSQTRAADFYRNLGYERRGDEFEEAGIPHVEMRKSLV